The Coffea arabica cultivar ET-39 chromosome 8e, Coffea Arabica ET-39 HiFi, whole genome shotgun sequence genome window below encodes:
- the LOC113703183 gene encoding putative receptor-like protein kinase At3g47110 isoform X8, translating into MSFRLQFCWHGVRCNTMDQRVTALNLSSLEIRGALSISIGNRFIGKIPGSVGNITQLSILEMRGNKLDGSIPFSLGNYTRLQGLDLSSNRLTGAIPKGLFGLSSLTYNLNLAHNLLSGPLPSEVGKLINLGSLDVSNNRLSGELPVTIGECVFLEFLSLQGNGFSGQIPESLYSLRSIKLLDLSRNNISGSIPRSLETLRYIQYLNLSFNSLEGEVPSGGLFFNSTAFSVTGNGKLCGGVKSLQLPKCQRLLPSAEGKTSLFVVLILVSVIFPIVLLLAYIQQKCQKKVIFGYFLYVPCIRWWHKINTRISSIELTSDSPLGDQFPKISYTELFQATDGFFEGNLIARGRYSSVYTGSLNYSDKTVAVKVINLQNQGSRRSFTAECESLRNVRHRNLVKIITACSGTDYEGNEFKALVYEFMAGGSLESWLHPSSSNLMQPKNLNLIQRLNIAIDVASALVYLHHFCAIPVIHRDIKPSNILLDNELCAHLGDFGSARSLLLAIDRSRYDGIRARTIELVGTVGYVALECGMGAPASTLVDVYSYGVLLLEMFTGKRPTNSMFEDDFSLRNYVKMALPDQAMRIVDPRLSSECETESGMMATDTQTRSCGRHRFEKCLASIFHIGVTCSAHLPERRMHIADVLMELQAARDLYLRCG; encoded by the exons ATGAGTTTTCGGCTTCAATTTTG TTGGCATGGTGTCAGGTGCAACACCATGGATCAAAGAGTGACTGCCTTGAACCTGTCATCGCTGGAAATCAGGGGAGCTTTGTCCATTTCCATAG GAAACAGATTCATCGGTAAGATCCCTGGTTCCGTTGGAAATATTACTCAGCTAAGTATCCTTGAAATGCGAGGAAACAAGTTAGATGGAAGCATACCTTTTTCTTTGGGTAATTATACAAGATTGCAAGGATTGGATCTTTCAAGTAACAGGCTTACTGGCGCCATACCTAAAGGTCTTTTTGGGCTTTCTTCACTCACTTACAATCTCAACTTAGCACACAACCTTCTCAGCGGACCTTTACCATCAGAGGTGGGTAAATTGATAAATCTTGGGAGCTTGGATGTTTCAAACAATAGATTGTCTGGAGAACTTCCAGTTACCATTGGCGAATGTGTATTTCTGGAGTTTCTTAGTCTTCAGGGTAACGGTTTTAGTGGTCAGATTCCTGAATCATTGTACAGCTTGAGGAGCATTAAACTCCTAGACCTTTCTAGAAATAACATTTCTGGTTCCATTCCTCGGAGCCTGGAAACTCTTCGCTATATACAGTATCTGAAcctttcattcaattctttggAAGgcgaagtccccagtggaggcCTATTTTTTAACTCTACAGCTTTTTCAGTAACTGGAAATGGAAAGCTTTGTGGAGGTGTAAAGTCTTTACAGTTGCCTAAATGTCAGAGGCTATTACCATCAGCGGAAGGGAAGACTTCATTGTTTGTAGTTCTGATCCTTGTTTCCGTTATTTTCCCTATTGTTTTGCTGCTAGCTTACATTCAGCAAAAATGCCAGAAAAAGgtaatttttggttattttctGTACGTTCCTTGCATCCGTTGGTGGCACAAAATAAATACAAGAATTTCCAGCATAGAGCTAACATCAGATTCTCCTCTGGGAGATCAATTTCCTAAGATTTCTTATACAGAACTTTTTCAAGCCACAGATGGCTTTTTTGAAGGTAATTTGATTGCTAGGGGAAGATATAGTTCAGTCTACACGGGCAGTCTTAATTACAGTGACAAAACAGTTGCTGTGAAGGTAATCAACCTTCAAAACCAAGGATCCAGAAGGAGTTTTACGGCTGAATGTGAATCACTGCGAAATGTTCGGCACAGGAATCTTGTCAAGATCATTACAGCTTGCTCAGGCACGGACTATGAAGGCAATGAATTCAAAGCCTTGGTATATGAGTTCATGGCTGGTGGGAGTTTGGAGAGCTGGTTGCATCCAAGTTCGAGTAACTTAATGCAGCCAAAGAACTTGAACCTGATTCAGAGGCTTAATATTGCCATAGATGTCGCCTCGGCATTAGTGTATCTTCACCACTTCTGTGCCATTCCAGTCATTCATCGTGATATAAAGCCAAGTAACATTCTTCTTGACAATGAGCTCTGCGCACATTTAGGTGACTTTGGCTCTGCGAGGTCTCTTTTGCTTGCGATTGATAGATCAAGATACGACGGAATCCGTGCAAGAACAATTGAACTTGTAGGAACTGTTGGATATGTTGCTTTAG AATGTGGCATGGGGGCACCAGCATCAACACTTGTTGATGTCTATAGCTATGGTGTACTTTTGCTGGAGATGTTTACTGGAAAAAGGCCCACAAACAGCATGTTCGAAGATGACTTTTCCCTTCGTAACTATGTGAAGATGGCACTCCCAGATCAAGCTATGAGGATTGTTGATCCTAGACTATCATCAGAATGCGAAACTGAGTCAGGCATGATGGCCACTGACACTCAGACCAGATCATGCGGCAGACATAGGTTTGAAAAGTGCCTGGCTTCAATTTTCCATATTGGGGTTACATGCTCAGCTCATTTGCCAGAGAGAAGGATGCACATAGCAGATGTTTTGATGGAACTGCAGGCTGCTAGAGACTTGTATTTGAGGTGTGGATAA
- the LOC113703183 gene encoding receptor kinase-like protein Xa21 isoform X2, which produces MSFRLQFWSAILCYCLYFLYSVALIKPTTASSLFSSSDETDRQALLAIKFRIESDPFQFLTSWNNSSHFCSWHGVRCNTMDQRVTALNLSSLEIRGALSISIDNVLEGRIPEELGKLSNLEFLKLSSNKLSGEVPLQLFKISSIRYLNLASNYLNGSFPSDFGLNHSKLHTFVVAENQFFGPLPVSITNDSGLVILDIGTNALSGPVPMNMGDLKHLQRLDFSKNPLGTSDSTGLNFLASLTNCTILRILHLYANNHGGALPISVANLSTKLTSLRLDKNYISGEIPVNLENLVNLGNLAMGQNMLTGRIPKSIGKLTKLEGLYLSGNRFIGKIPGSVGNITQLSILEMRGNKLDGSIPFSLGNYTRLQGLDLSSNRLTGAIPKGLFGLSSLTYNLNLAHNLLSGPLPSEVGKLINLGSLDVSNNRLSGELPVTIGECVFLEFLSLQGNGFSGQIPESLYSLRSIKLLDLSRNNISGSIPRSLETLRYIQYLNLSFNSLEGEVPSGGLFFNSTAFSVTGNGKLCGGVKSLQLPKCQRLLPSAEGKTSLFVVLILVSVIFPIVLLLAYIQQKCQKKVIFGYFLYVPCIRWWHKINTRISSIELTSDSPLGDQFPKISYTELFQATDGFFEGNLIARGRYSSVYTGSLNYSDKTVAVKVINLQNQGSRRSFTAECESLRNVRHRNLVKIITACSGTDYEGNEFKALVYEFMAGGSLESWLHPSSSNLMQPKNLNLIQRLNIAIDVASALVYLHHFCAIPVIHRDIKPSNILLDNELCAHLGDFGSARSLLLAIDRSRYDGIRARTIELVGTVGYVALECGMGAPASTLVDVYSYGVLLLEMFTGKRPTNSMFEDDFSLRNYVKMALPDQAMRIVDPRLSSECETESGMMATDTQTRSCGRHRFEKCLASIFHIGVTCSAHLPERRMHIADVLMELQAARDLYLRCG; this is translated from the exons ATGAGTTTTCGGCTTCAATTTTGGTCTGCTATCCTCTGTTATTGTCTATATTTCCTATACTCCGTAGCACTAATCAAACCAACTACAGCCAGCAGTTTATTCAGTTCCTCAGATGAGACTGACCGGCAAGCTTTGCTTGCCATCAAGTTTCGAATTGAGAGCGATCCTTTCCAGTTCTTAACTTCTTGGAACAattcttctcatttttgcagTTGGCATGGTGTCAGGTGCAACACCATGGATCAAAGAGTGACTGCCTTGAACCTGTCATCGCTGGAAATCAGGGGAGCTTTGTCCATTTCCATAG ATAACGTTCTTGAAGGGAGGATTCCTGAAGAACTTGGAAAGTTATCCAATTTGGAGTTTCTTAAATTGTCTTCCAACAAATTGTCTGGTGAAGTACCCTTGCAGCTTTTCAAAATCTCATCAATTCGGTATCTTAATCTTGCCTCCAACTATTTAAATGGTTCTTTCCCCTCAGATTTCGGCCTGAACCATTCAAAACTTCATACTTTCGTCGTTGCAGAAAACCAGTTTTTTGGACCTCTGCCTGTATCCATTACCAATGATTCAGGACTTGTAATCTTGGACATTGGTACAAATGCTTTATCTGGACCGGTACCCATGAATATGGGAGACCTTAAACATTTGCAAAGGTTagatttttcaaagaatccTCTTGGAACTTCCGATAGTACTGGCTTAAACTTTCTGGCTTCCTTGACTAATTGCACTATTCTGAGAATTCTGCATTTGTATGCCAACAATCATGGAGGCGCTTTGCCCATTTCTGTTGCAAATCTGTCCACCAAACTCACATCGCTAAGGCTTGACAAAAACTATATATCTGGGGAAATCCCTGTTAACTTAGAGAACCTTGTCAACTTAGGGAATCTGGCAATGGGTCAGAACATGCTGACAGGGCGCATCCCTAAATCTATTGGGAAACTAACCAAGCTAGAGGGCCTCTATCTTTCAGGAAACAGATTCATCGGTAAGATCCCTGGTTCCGTTGGAAATATTACTCAGCTAAGTATCCTTGAAATGCGAGGAAACAAGTTAGATGGAAGCATACCTTTTTCTTTGGGTAATTATACAAGATTGCAAGGATTGGATCTTTCAAGTAACAGGCTTACTGGCGCCATACCTAAAGGTCTTTTTGGGCTTTCTTCACTCACTTACAATCTCAACTTAGCACACAACCTTCTCAGCGGACCTTTACCATCAGAGGTGGGTAAATTGATAAATCTTGGGAGCTTGGATGTTTCAAACAATAGATTGTCTGGAGAACTTCCAGTTACCATTGGCGAATGTGTATTTCTGGAGTTTCTTAGTCTTCAGGGTAACGGTTTTAGTGGTCAGATTCCTGAATCATTGTACAGCTTGAGGAGCATTAAACTCCTAGACCTTTCTAGAAATAACATTTCTGGTTCCATTCCTCGGAGCCTGGAAACTCTTCGCTATATACAGTATCTGAAcctttcattcaattctttggAAGgcgaagtccccagtggaggcCTATTTTTTAACTCTACAGCTTTTTCAGTAACTGGAAATGGAAAGCTTTGTGGAGGTGTAAAGTCTTTACAGTTGCCTAAATGTCAGAGGCTATTACCATCAGCGGAAGGGAAGACTTCATTGTTTGTAGTTCTGATCCTTGTTTCCGTTATTTTCCCTATTGTTTTGCTGCTAGCTTACATTCAGCAAAAATGCCAGAAAAAGgtaatttttggttattttctGTACGTTCCTTGCATCCGTTGGTGGCACAAAATAAATACAAGAATTTCCAGCATAGAGCTAACATCAGATTCTCCTCTGGGAGATCAATTTCCTAAGATTTCTTATACAGAACTTTTTCAAGCCACAGATGGCTTTTTTGAAGGTAATTTGATTGCTAGGGGAAGATATAGTTCAGTCTACACGGGCAGTCTTAATTACAGTGACAAAACAGTTGCTGTGAAGGTAATCAACCTTCAAAACCAAGGATCCAGAAGGAGTTTTACGGCTGAATGTGAATCACTGCGAAATGTTCGGCACAGGAATCTTGTCAAGATCATTACAGCTTGCTCAGGCACGGACTATGAAGGCAATGAATTCAAAGCCTTGGTATATGAGTTCATGGCTGGTGGGAGTTTGGAGAGCTGGTTGCATCCAAGTTCGAGTAACTTAATGCAGCCAAAGAACTTGAACCTGATTCAGAGGCTTAATATTGCCATAGATGTCGCCTCGGCATTAGTGTATCTTCACCACTTCTGTGCCATTCCAGTCATTCATCGTGATATAAAGCCAAGTAACATTCTTCTTGACAATGAGCTCTGCGCACATTTAGGTGACTTTGGCTCTGCGAGGTCTCTTTTGCTTGCGATTGATAGATCAAGATACGACGGAATCCGTGCAAGAACAATTGAACTTGTAGGAACTGTTGGATATGTTGCTTTAG AATGTGGCATGGGGGCACCAGCATCAACACTTGTTGATGTCTATAGCTATGGTGTACTTTTGCTGGAGATGTTTACTGGAAAAAGGCCCACAAACAGCATGTTCGAAGATGACTTTTCCCTTCGTAACTATGTGAAGATGGCACTCCCAGATCAAGCTATGAGGATTGTTGATCCTAGACTATCATCAGAATGCGAAACTGAGTCAGGCATGATGGCCACTGACACTCAGACCAGATCATGCGGCAGACATAGGTTTGAAAAGTGCCTGGCTTCAATTTTCCATATTGGGGTTACATGCTCAGCTCATTTGCCAGAGAGAAGGATGCACATAGCAGATGTTTTGATGGAACTGCAGGCTGCTAGAGACTTGTATTTGAGGTGTGGATAA
- the LOC113703183 gene encoding receptor kinase-like protein Xa21 isoform X1 yields MSFRLQFWSAILCYCLYFLYSVALIKPTTASSLFSSSDETDRQALLAIKFRIESDPFQFLTSWNNSSHFCSWHGVRCNTMDQRVTALNLSSLEIRGALSISIGNLTFLEELILDNNFFHGTIPYSLGNLSNLRILSASDNVLEGRIPEELGKLSNLEFLKLSSNKLSGEVPLQLFKISSIRYLNLASNYLNGSFPSDFGLNHSKLHTFVVAENQFFGPLPVSITNDSGLVILDIGTNALSGPVPMNMGDLKHLQRLDFSKNPLGTSDSTGLNFLASLTNCTILRILHLYANNHGGALPISVANLSTKLTSLRLDKNYISGEIPVNLENLVNLGNLAMGQNMLTGRIPKSIGKLTKLEGLYLSGNRFIGKIPGSVGNITQLSILEMRGNKLDGSIPFSLGNYTRLQGLDLSSNRLTGAIPKGLFGLSSLTYNLNLAHNLLSGPLPSEVGKLINLGSLDVSNNRLSGELPVTIGECVFLEFLSLQGNGFSGQIPESLYSLRSIKLLDLSRNNISGSIPRSLETLRYIQYLNLSFNSLEGEVPSGGLFFNSTAFSVTGNGKLCGGVKSLQLPKCQRLLPSAEGKTSLFVVLILVSVIFPIVLLLAYIQQKCQKKVIFGYFLYVPCIRWWHKINTRISSIELTSDSPLGDQFPKISYTELFQATDGFFEGNLIARGRYSSVYTGSLNYSDKTVAVKVINLQNQGSRRSFTAECESLRNVRHRNLVKIITACSGTDYEGNEFKALVYEFMAGGSLESWLHPSSSNLMQPKNLNLIQRLNIAIDVASALVYLHHFCAIPVIHRDIKPSNILLDNELCAHLGDFGSARSLLLAIDRSRYDGIRARTIELVGTVGYVALECGMGAPASTLVDVYSYGVLLLEMFTGKRPTNSMFEDDFSLRNYVKMALPDQAMRIVDPRLSSECETESGMMATDTQTRSCGRHRFEKCLASIFHIGVTCSAHLPERRMHIADVLMELQAARDLYLRCG; encoded by the exons ATGAGTTTTCGGCTTCAATTTTGGTCTGCTATCCTCTGTTATTGTCTATATTTCCTATACTCCGTAGCACTAATCAAACCAACTACAGCCAGCAGTTTATTCAGTTCCTCAGATGAGACTGACCGGCAAGCTTTGCTTGCCATCAAGTTTCGAATTGAGAGCGATCCTTTCCAGTTCTTAACTTCTTGGAACAattcttctcatttttgcagTTGGCATGGTGTCAGGTGCAACACCATGGATCAAAGAGTGACTGCCTTGAACCTGTCATCGCTGGAAATCAGGGGAGCTTTGTCCATTTCCATAGGTAACCTGACATTTCTTGAGGAACTTATCCTTGATAATAATTTCTTTCATGGCACAATACCATATTCATTGGGGAATTTATCCAATTTACGCATCCTTAGTGCATCAGATAACGTTCTTGAAGGGAGGATTCCTGAAGAACTTGGAAAGTTATCCAATTTGGAGTTTCTTAAATTGTCTTCCAACAAATTGTCTGGTGAAGTACCCTTGCAGCTTTTCAAAATCTCATCAATTCGGTATCTTAATCTTGCCTCCAACTATTTAAATGGTTCTTTCCCCTCAGATTTCGGCCTGAACCATTCAAAACTTCATACTTTCGTCGTTGCAGAAAACCAGTTTTTTGGACCTCTGCCTGTATCCATTACCAATGATTCAGGACTTGTAATCTTGGACATTGGTACAAATGCTTTATCTGGACCGGTACCCATGAATATGGGAGACCTTAAACATTTGCAAAGGTTagatttttcaaagaatccTCTTGGAACTTCCGATAGTACTGGCTTAAACTTTCTGGCTTCCTTGACTAATTGCACTATTCTGAGAATTCTGCATTTGTATGCCAACAATCATGGAGGCGCTTTGCCCATTTCTGTTGCAAATCTGTCCACCAAACTCACATCGCTAAGGCTTGACAAAAACTATATATCTGGGGAAATCCCTGTTAACTTAGAGAACCTTGTCAACTTAGGGAATCTGGCAATGGGTCAGAACATGCTGACAGGGCGCATCCCTAAATCTATTGGGAAACTAACCAAGCTAGAGGGCCTCTATCTTTCAGGAAACAGATTCATCGGTAAGATCCCTGGTTCCGTTGGAAATATTACTCAGCTAAGTATCCTTGAAATGCGAGGAAACAAGTTAGATGGAAGCATACCTTTTTCTTTGGGTAATTATACAAGATTGCAAGGATTGGATCTTTCAAGTAACAGGCTTACTGGCGCCATACCTAAAGGTCTTTTTGGGCTTTCTTCACTCACTTACAATCTCAACTTAGCACACAACCTTCTCAGCGGACCTTTACCATCAGAGGTGGGTAAATTGATAAATCTTGGGAGCTTGGATGTTTCAAACAATAGATTGTCTGGAGAACTTCCAGTTACCATTGGCGAATGTGTATTTCTGGAGTTTCTTAGTCTTCAGGGTAACGGTTTTAGTGGTCAGATTCCTGAATCATTGTACAGCTTGAGGAGCATTAAACTCCTAGACCTTTCTAGAAATAACATTTCTGGTTCCATTCCTCGGAGCCTGGAAACTCTTCGCTATATACAGTATCTGAAcctttcattcaattctttggAAGgcgaagtccccagtggaggcCTATTTTTTAACTCTACAGCTTTTTCAGTAACTGGAAATGGAAAGCTTTGTGGAGGTGTAAAGTCTTTACAGTTGCCTAAATGTCAGAGGCTATTACCATCAGCGGAAGGGAAGACTTCATTGTTTGTAGTTCTGATCCTTGTTTCCGTTATTTTCCCTATTGTTTTGCTGCTAGCTTACATTCAGCAAAAATGCCAGAAAAAGgtaatttttggttattttctGTACGTTCCTTGCATCCGTTGGTGGCACAAAATAAATACAAGAATTTCCAGCATAGAGCTAACATCAGATTCTCCTCTGGGAGATCAATTTCCTAAGATTTCTTATACAGAACTTTTTCAAGCCACAGATGGCTTTTTTGAAGGTAATTTGATTGCTAGGGGAAGATATAGTTCAGTCTACACGGGCAGTCTTAATTACAGTGACAAAACAGTTGCTGTGAAGGTAATCAACCTTCAAAACCAAGGATCCAGAAGGAGTTTTACGGCTGAATGTGAATCACTGCGAAATGTTCGGCACAGGAATCTTGTCAAGATCATTACAGCTTGCTCAGGCACGGACTATGAAGGCAATGAATTCAAAGCCTTGGTATATGAGTTCATGGCTGGTGGGAGTTTGGAGAGCTGGTTGCATCCAAGTTCGAGTAACTTAATGCAGCCAAAGAACTTGAACCTGATTCAGAGGCTTAATATTGCCATAGATGTCGCCTCGGCATTAGTGTATCTTCACCACTTCTGTGCCATTCCAGTCATTCATCGTGATATAAAGCCAAGTAACATTCTTCTTGACAATGAGCTCTGCGCACATTTAGGTGACTTTGGCTCTGCGAGGTCTCTTTTGCTTGCGATTGATAGATCAAGATACGACGGAATCCGTGCAAGAACAATTGAACTTGTAGGAACTGTTGGATATGTTGCTTTAG AATGTGGCATGGGGGCACCAGCATCAACACTTGTTGATGTCTATAGCTATGGTGTACTTTTGCTGGAGATGTTTACTGGAAAAAGGCCCACAAACAGCATGTTCGAAGATGACTTTTCCCTTCGTAACTATGTGAAGATGGCACTCCCAGATCAAGCTATGAGGATTGTTGATCCTAGACTATCATCAGAATGCGAAACTGAGTCAGGCATGATGGCCACTGACACTCAGACCAGATCATGCGGCAGACATAGGTTTGAAAAGTGCCTGGCTTCAATTTTCCATATTGGGGTTACATGCTCAGCTCATTTGCCAGAGAGAAGGATGCACATAGCAGATGTTTTGATGGAACTGCAGGCTGCTAGAGACTTGTATTTGAGGTGTGGATAA
- the LOC113703183 gene encoding putative receptor-like protein kinase At3g47110 isoform X7, with the protein MSFRLQFWSAILCYCLYFLYSVALIKPTTASSLFSSSDETDRQALLAIKFRIESDPFQFLTSWNNSSHFCSWHGVRCNTMDQRVTALNLSSLEIRGALSISIGNRFIGKIPGSVGNITQLSILEMRGNKLDGSIPFSLGNYTRLQGLDLSSNRLTGAIPKGLFGLSSLTYNLNLAHNLLSGPLPSEVGKLINLGSLDVSNNRLSGELPVTIGECVFLEFLSLQGNGFSGQIPESLYSLRSIKLLDLSRNNISGSIPRSLETLRYIQYLNLSFNSLEGEVPSGGLFFNSTAFSVTGNGKLCGGVKSLQLPKCQRLLPSAEGKTSLFVVLILVSVIFPIVLLLAYIQQKCQKKVIFGYFLYVPCIRWWHKINTRISSIELTSDSPLGDQFPKISYTELFQATDGFFEGNLIARGRYSSVYTGSLNYSDKTVAVKVINLQNQGSRRSFTAECESLRNVRHRNLVKIITACSGTDYEGNEFKALVYEFMAGGSLESWLHPSSSNLMQPKNLNLIQRLNIAIDVASALVYLHHFCAIPVIHRDIKPSNILLDNELCAHLGDFGSARSLLLAIDRSRYDGIRARTIELVGTVGYVALECGMGAPASTLVDVYSYGVLLLEMFTGKRPTNSMFEDDFSLRNYVKMALPDQAMRIVDPRLSSECETESGMMATDTQTRSCGRHRFEKCLASIFHIGVTCSAHLPERRMHIADVLMELQAARDLYLRCG; encoded by the exons ATGAGTTTTCGGCTTCAATTTTGGTCTGCTATCCTCTGTTATTGTCTATATTTCCTATACTCCGTAGCACTAATCAAACCAACTACAGCCAGCAGTTTATTCAGTTCCTCAGATGAGACTGACCGGCAAGCTTTGCTTGCCATCAAGTTTCGAATTGAGAGCGATCCTTTCCAGTTCTTAACTTCTTGGAACAattcttctcatttttgcagTTGGCATGGTGTCAGGTGCAACACCATGGATCAAAGAGTGACTGCCTTGAACCTGTCATCGCTGGAAATCAGGGGAGCTTTGTCCATTTCCATAG GAAACAGATTCATCGGTAAGATCCCTGGTTCCGTTGGAAATATTACTCAGCTAAGTATCCTTGAAATGCGAGGAAACAAGTTAGATGGAAGCATACCTTTTTCTTTGGGTAATTATACAAGATTGCAAGGATTGGATCTTTCAAGTAACAGGCTTACTGGCGCCATACCTAAAGGTCTTTTTGGGCTTTCTTCACTCACTTACAATCTCAACTTAGCACACAACCTTCTCAGCGGACCTTTACCATCAGAGGTGGGTAAATTGATAAATCTTGGGAGCTTGGATGTTTCAAACAATAGATTGTCTGGAGAACTTCCAGTTACCATTGGCGAATGTGTATTTCTGGAGTTTCTTAGTCTTCAGGGTAACGGTTTTAGTGGTCAGATTCCTGAATCATTGTACAGCTTGAGGAGCATTAAACTCCTAGACCTTTCTAGAAATAACATTTCTGGTTCCATTCCTCGGAGCCTGGAAACTCTTCGCTATATACAGTATCTGAAcctttcattcaattctttggAAGgcgaagtccccagtggaggcCTATTTTTTAACTCTACAGCTTTTTCAGTAACTGGAAATGGAAAGCTTTGTGGAGGTGTAAAGTCTTTACAGTTGCCTAAATGTCAGAGGCTATTACCATCAGCGGAAGGGAAGACTTCATTGTTTGTAGTTCTGATCCTTGTTTCCGTTATTTTCCCTATTGTTTTGCTGCTAGCTTACATTCAGCAAAAATGCCAGAAAAAGgtaatttttggttattttctGTACGTTCCTTGCATCCGTTGGTGGCACAAAATAAATACAAGAATTTCCAGCATAGAGCTAACATCAGATTCTCCTCTGGGAGATCAATTTCCTAAGATTTCTTATACAGAACTTTTTCAAGCCACAGATGGCTTTTTTGAAGGTAATTTGATTGCTAGGGGAAGATATAGTTCAGTCTACACGGGCAGTCTTAATTACAGTGACAAAACAGTTGCTGTGAAGGTAATCAACCTTCAAAACCAAGGATCCAGAAGGAGTTTTACGGCTGAATGTGAATCACTGCGAAATGTTCGGCACAGGAATCTTGTCAAGATCATTACAGCTTGCTCAGGCACGGACTATGAAGGCAATGAATTCAAAGCCTTGGTATATGAGTTCATGGCTGGTGGGAGTTTGGAGAGCTGGTTGCATCCAAGTTCGAGTAACTTAATGCAGCCAAAGAACTTGAACCTGATTCAGAGGCTTAATATTGCCATAGATGTCGCCTCGGCATTAGTGTATCTTCACCACTTCTGTGCCATTCCAGTCATTCATCGTGATATAAAGCCAAGTAACATTCTTCTTGACAATGAGCTCTGCGCACATTTAGGTGACTTTGGCTCTGCGAGGTCTCTTTTGCTTGCGATTGATAGATCAAGATACGACGGAATCCGTGCAAGAACAATTGAACTTGTAGGAACTGTTGGATATGTTGCTTTAG AATGTGGCATGGGGGCACCAGCATCAACACTTGTTGATGTCTATAGCTATGGTGTACTTTTGCTGGAGATGTTTACTGGAAAAAGGCCCACAAACAGCATGTTCGAAGATGACTTTTCCCTTCGTAACTATGTGAAGATGGCACTCCCAGATCAAGCTATGAGGATTGTTGATCCTAGACTATCATCAGAATGCGAAACTGAGTCAGGCATGATGGCCACTGACACTCAGACCAGATCATGCGGCAGACATAGGTTTGAAAAGTGCCTGGCTTCAATTTTCCATATTGGGGTTACATGCTCAGCTCATTTGCCAGAGAGAAGGATGCACATAGCAGATGTTTTGATGGAACTGCAGGCTGCTAGAGACTTGTATTTGAGGTGTGGATAA